Genomic window (Achromobacter sp. B7):
CAGGATGATGGCGCCGAACGTGGCGGTGCCGATTCCGCCCAGCATGAAGTCACCGATCTTGATGGTGAAGTCGCCCGCGCCCAGCACCAAGGTGACGGCGGCGACGATCAGATTGCGGTTGTCGCTGAAATCCACCTGGTTGACCACCCAGATCCGCGCGCCCGCAATGGCGATCAGGCCGAACACCACCACCGACATGCCGCCCAACACCGGGCCGGGAATCGTCTGGATCAGCGCGCCGAACTTAGGCGAAAAGCCCAGCACGACGGCGATCAGCGCGGCCACGACGAAGACCAGCGTGGAATAGATGCGGGTAACCGCCATGACCCCGATGTTCTCGGCGTAGGTCGTGACGCCCGTGCCGCCCACCGCGCCCGACACCATGGTTGCCACGCCGTCGCCCACGAAGGCGCGGCCCAGATAGCGGTCCAGGTCCTGGCCCGTCATCGCGCTGACGGCCTTCACGTGCCCCAGGTTTTCGGCGACCAGGATGATGGCGACAGGCACGATCAGGCCCATGGCCTCGGCCTTGAAGACCGGAGCGGCAAAATGCGGCAAGCCGATCCAGGCCGCGGCGGCCACGCCTGAAAAGTCGATGGGCTTGCCCAGCCCCATGCCGTTGGCCAGCACGGCGTAGACCACGCACGCCAGGATCAGCCCGACCAGGATCAACAGGCGCTGGACCATGCCCTTGGTGTAGACGGCGATGCCGCCGACGCAAACAATGGTGACCAGCGCCATGAACGTGTCAAAACCCGACGCGCCCATGGCGCCCTTGGCCGCGATGGGCGCCAGATTCAAGCCGATCACCGCAACCACCGCGCCCGTGACGACAGGAGGCATCAGGGCGTCGATCCAGTTGGCGCCACTGCCCGAGCGCGCGTTGACGATCCACACGATCACCCCGATCAGCGTATAGGCCAGGCCACACGCGATGATGGCGCCCAGCGCCACGCCGATGTTGGCGTTGGCGCCACCGCCCGCATAGCCGGTGACCGCGATCACGCCGCCGATGAAAGCGAAGCTGGACCCCAGGTAGCTGGGCACCCGGCCGCCGACAAACAGGAAGAAGATCAGCGTGCCGATGCCGGACATCAAGATCGCCACGTTGGGATCAAAGCCCATCAGCAACGGCGCCAGCACCGTCGAGCCGAACATGGCCACGACGTGCTGCGCGCCCATGGCGATGTTCTTGGGCCAGGACAGCCGTTCGTCGGGCGCAATAATAACGCCGGGTTCAGCGTCGTCCGCCAGGCGCCAACGCGGGAAATAGGAATTGGACATGGATATCCCAAATAAGGTGTCGGGGTAAGCGGGCGCCAGTGTAAAGGGGGCCACGAAAGGGCGGCAATGTTTAAGTTGCGCTTGCCCAATGCCGTTCATTAGTTGAACGCCCCGCAATTCCCCCCAAGTACCAGGAGACATCATGGCTATCAATTCCCTCGGCGGCTCATCCCGGATCGGCAGTTTGGCCGACCTGTGGGTCCAGAAGATTCAAGCCAATAAGGAAGCGAAGGATCCCGCGGGCGGGGAGGCGACCACGGTCACCCCCGACGGCAAGATCCGCGTCAACAACGCTGGGGCGCTGAGCGTTGGGGGCACCAAGGCCTCGGAAGACACCGGTAACGACGACGAATTCACGCGTCAGATCAAAGAGCTGCAAAAGCAGCTCAAGCGCATCATGGATCAGATCGCCAAGGTGCAGGCCAGCGGCATGTCGGACGAGATGAAGGCACAGCAGCTTCAAGCGCTGAACGGCCAGGCCATGCAGATCCAAGGCCAGATCCAGCAGGTGCTGGTCCAGCAGGCCAAGGCGGCCATGGCCAGCGCCGCGGCCGGCGCATCGGGCGGCGGCGTATCCACCACGGCTTGACCGCAGCGCGTCATCAGCGGGGGGCCACCATCACGGCCCCACGCTGATGAGCCGCATCAAAATTTCTGATTGGACGCGTTGCAGACCAGACATTACTGTCTCCAGACAAATTAAAACTACGGAGACAAACCATGCACGCAATGCGCACCGCCCTTGCAGGCGCCCTTGCAGGCGCCCTGCTGGCCGTCTGCTCGGCACCTGCCCTGGCCGGCACCGTCACGGTGATCACGTCGTTCCCGAAGGACCTGACGCAGGCCTACAAGACCGCGTTTGAAAAGGCCAACCCCGGCATCACGCTGGAAATCCTGAACAAGAACACCGTGTCGGGCATTGCCTATGTGCGCGAAACGCCCGCCGGCCAACGCCCCGAAGTGTTCTGGGCCAGCGCGCCCGACGCCTTCGAAGTGCTGGGCCGCGACAAGCTGCTGGCCAAATCGTCCGACGTGGCGAACAAAGACGTGCCTGACAAGGTGGGCAACTATCCCATCAACGATCCGTCGGGCATGTACCTGGGCCAGGCGCTGGCCGGCTACGGCATCGTCTACAACACGCGGTATATCGCGGCGCACAAGATTCCCGCGCCGGTGGAGTGGAAGGATTTGCTGTCGCCCAAGTGGTTTGGCCACGTGGGCATCACGTCGCCGTCGCGCTCGGGCACCATGCATTTGACCGTGGAAACCATCTTGCAAGGCGAAGGCTGGGATGACGGCTGGAACACCTTGCTGCGCATGTCCGGCAACAGCAGCGCGGTGACAGAACGGTCATTCGGCGTGCCCGACGGCGTGAACAACGGCCAGTTCGGCGCCGGCCCGGTCATCGACTTCTTTGGCCTGTCCAGCAAGTATTCGAAGTTCCCCGTTGAATTCGTCTATCCGTCCGAGACCGCGATCGTGCCCGCCAACATCGCCTTGATCGACGGCGCGAAAAATACCGAGGAAGGCAAGAAGTTCATCGCCTTCACGTTAAGCCAGGCCGGCCAGGAGCTGCTGCTGGAACCGAAGATCTCGCGTCTTCCGGTGCTGCCGTATTCCGCGCTTGCCGGCAAGATCCCGCCCGGCTATCCAGACCCCGCGGACATTGCCAAGCGCAGCAAGGTGCAATTTAACGCCGACCTGTCCCAGACGCGCTATTACGTCGTGCAATCGCTATATGACCAAACCGTCACTTTCCGCTTGAAGGAATTGCAGGCCGCCACCAAGGCGATCTACGACGCCGAGGCCAAGCTGGGCGACAAGGCCAAGTCGGGCAAGGCGGCCGAGCTGCTGGCCCAGGCGCGCAAGCTTGCCTGGGCACCGCTGGTCGATGGCAAGAAGGCCGCCGACCCGGCCTTCCTGGCGATCTTCGCGGGCAATAAGAAAGACGCCGCGGTCAACCAGCAGATCACCCAGCTGGAAGGCGAGTGGAACGGCAAGTCCAAGGCCAACTACGAAGAAGCCGTGAAGCTGGCCAAGCAGGCTGCCGCGCTGTAAGCCGCCTCTGGCTGACCGCCCGTGGCTGACCGCCCGTGGCGAACCGCCCATAGCGAACCGCCCCGGGCACGCGCCCGGGGCGCAGTCCCCTGGCAACGATTTCGGGAATCTCGATGAATTCTTCGGGCCACTCACGCCTGCCCGCCGGCCCCGTATTGACGGCGCTGCTGGTATTCGGCTTTCTGCTGCTTTTTCTTGTCGTGCCCGTGGGCACGGTCTTCTACAGCGCCTTCGTGAACGCCGACGGCAGTTTCACGATGGGCCACTTCGGCGCCTTCTTCAATCAACCGCTAATGCAGGAAGCGTTCTTCAACAGCCTGTACGCGGCGGGCTGGTCGGCGCTGCTGGCGTCGCTGATCGCGGTGCCACTGGCGTACTTCACGGTGCGCTTCGATTTTCGCGGTGCGCTGATCATCCAGACGCTGGGCGTGCTGCCGCTGATCATGCCGCCGTTTGTGGGCGCCGTCGCGATGCAGCTGATCTTCGGGCGGTCGGGCAGCGTCAACCTGCTGCTGAACGACTGGTTCGGGTTCACGATCCCGTTCATGGAAGGCTTGAACGGCGTCATCTTTGTTGAAGCGCTGCACTACTTTCCGTTCATCCTGATGAACCTGGTGGTGGCGTTGCGCAATATCGACGGCGCCATGGAAGAGGCCGCATTCAACCTGGGCTCGCGCGGGTTTCGCCTGTTCCGCCGCGTGATTTTCCCGCTGGCCCTGCCCGGCTACGTGGCCGGCGCGTCGCTGGTGTTCGTCAAGGTGTTCGACGACCT
Coding sequences:
- a CDS encoding solute carrier family 23 protein yields the protein MSNSYFPRWRLADDAEPGVIIAPDERLSWPKNIAMGAQHVVAMFGSTVLAPLLMGFDPNVAILMSGIGTLIFFLFVGGRVPSYLGSSFAFIGGVIAVTGYAGGGANANIGVALGAIIACGLAYTLIGVIVWIVNARSGSGANWIDALMPPVVTGAVVAVIGLNLAPIAAKGAMGASGFDTFMALVTIVCVGGIAVYTKGMVQRLLILVGLILACVVYAVLANGMGLGKPIDFSGVAAAAWIGLPHFAAPVFKAEAMGLIVPVAIILVAENLGHVKAVSAMTGQDLDRYLGRAFVGDGVATMVSGAVGGTGVTTYAENIGVMAVTRIYSTLVFVVAALIAVVLGFSPKFGALIQTIPGPVLGGMSVVVFGLIAIAGARIWVVNQVDFSDNRNLIVAAVTLVLGAGDFTIKIGDFMLGGIGTATFGAIILYALLRRRKPGPVV
- a CDS encoding FlxA-like family protein, whose translation is MAINSLGGSSRIGSLADLWVQKIQANKEAKDPAGGEATTVTPDGKIRVNNAGALSVGGTKASEDTGNDDEFTRQIKELQKQLKRIMDQIAKVQASGMSDEMKAQQLQALNGQAMQIQGQIQQVLVQQAKAAMASAAAGASGGGVSTTA
- a CDS encoding extracellular solute-binding protein, which produces MHAMRTALAGALAGALLAVCSAPALAGTVTVITSFPKDLTQAYKTAFEKANPGITLEILNKNTVSGIAYVRETPAGQRPEVFWASAPDAFEVLGRDKLLAKSSDVANKDVPDKVGNYPINDPSGMYLGQALAGYGIVYNTRYIAAHKIPAPVEWKDLLSPKWFGHVGITSPSRSGTMHLTVETILQGEGWDDGWNTLLRMSGNSSAVTERSFGVPDGVNNGQFGAGPVIDFFGLSSKYSKFPVEFVYPSETAIVPANIALIDGAKNTEEGKKFIAFTLSQAGQELLLEPKISRLPVLPYSALAGKIPPGYPDPADIAKRSKVQFNADLSQTRYYVVQSLYDQTVTFRLKELQAATKAIYDAEAKLGDKAKSGKAAELLAQARKLAWAPLVDGKKAADPAFLAIFAGNKKDAAVNQQITQLEGEWNGKSKANYEEAVKLAKQAAAL